The genomic stretch GCATTGTGAAGAAACAAATCTTCCATGTGACTCTGTGCAGTCACGTGAAAACAAAGTACATCCTGTAATTTAGTAACTTCCAGAACCACCTTTAGAaccttttaattttgtgtattattattacttatatttgtttttctttaatatgcTTGAAAAACTGTCGTAACTATTACATGAGCAACACTGGGATCTGTGGATCGAATTTTATTCCACTGCATGCGAATGTGAtgcaaatgacaataaaaaaatccTTGAACAACTTTCTGcttgactttatcagtctctcacatcttcATGCAGGAATTTTGGGCCACCCTTCTTTGCAAGTTAttgggcattcatttatgcacagctcccaccacagcatttcagtcaggctgaggcctggactttgactggatcaTTGCAACACTTcagcagatttgctgctgtggttgggatcattgtcactGCTGCAGGACCCAGTTTTGGCCAAGATTTAGCAgtcggacagatggcctcacatttgactctaggatactttggtatacagaagaaTTCACAGCTGACTCAATGACTGTAAGAGTCCCAGGTCCTCTGACTGCCAGACAAGACCAAATCATCACCAGCTGGTATGAGATGTGATGTGCTGTGTTGATCTGCTGTGCTTagttttcaccaaacatggtgCCGTGCATTATCGACAAACATCTCATCTGTCCATTCTTTGCAAGAATAAGTACAATACATTTCCTTGCATTACTAAACGAACTTTATTTCAAAATTTCTTGGAAGAGTGAATAAAAGGCAGGGACAGAGTAACAGATATGCTGCAATTTAGCAGCTGGTAAGAGATGAAGTCATTctacaaaaagcaaaacacctTCTTTAATGAATCAACGTGTGTCAGTTCTTAGATATCCCCGCAGTTCTGATATGTCGGAGTCATCTTAGAAATATCGATTCCATTATCAGTCAGCAACTGTTTGGCATAATGCACCATCTCTGGAGGCAGGGAGGGCGACCGTGCAAGAATCCAGGCGTAGTTAAAATGGAATATGCGCAGAATGTCTGTGCAGGAGTACACGATGGTGTAGTTGGTGTAGTTAGTCTCCAGAACCCAGTATGGCCCATAGGGTGTAACTGGTAACAAAaatcacagacacagggagaaaaaTAAGAGTTTGCAAAGTGTTTTAAGTTAAAATTAAAGTAAAGTATTGTGGCACTGTATGAAAATAAGCATCACAAGCTTTCAGTGTGTGCAGACAGAGACTGTTTCTGTGGGGAACTTTTTGATCCTCTGTTTACATACACAAATACAGAAAGCCATGCCAGGATTTCCAATGTAGCCGAGATACTTGGATAGATTAACAAATTTAAGGTATTTCCTTTGAAGTAAAATTAAGTGATACATTACTTACAGTAACCTGAAATGAAATGTCTGGATTCTAATGATAAAGGGCatgattttaaataattatcACCAAACAACAGGATTTAATCTCAGTTAAGCATGAAAACATCTAGAAAATGTTACAACAATGTGTTAAGCAGTTTTCTTGTCAGTCTGGACCAAACAGCAACTTCAGTGGTTGAAATTCACAGACAATGTCCCTCCAAGAGTCACACATTAATCCCTCATCGTGGATCTCACCACAATGATCAAATGTGCAGACCTCGAGTGCTTGAACTGACTTTAGGATCATGGAACATCACATCTCTGGAAGCCATCAAGTTGAAACAGGTGACCTGCTGAGCTTAGCTTGTGGGACATGGGAGGCAGCTGTAAGGTAGTGGCAGGCCAATGAAAGCGCAGCTTTGTTGGTCTCTGGAAGCAATAACTCAAGTGCGGGAGAAGCTGTGTGAGGCCGTGGAACAAAGCTTTCAGCCAGCCTCAAAGAGATTCTGACAAACTGTCATATAAGCCAAGAAGGGGGTGCAGCGTTCTGCCCACACTGAGTTTAGTGGGGATTGGACGGTTGTTGTAATAAAGGAGGGAGTGGAGCTGCAGTAAcaccagtctgttgtggtaaagagggagctgagactGAAGGTAAATCAATCTACATTCATTAAGTAGAAGCACTAATGATATGTCACATTGCaaaggtgtattttttttttttaaagtttcttgAAAGTTTGCTTCCCTGATATGTTGAGGTAGGTTGTTCCAGAATTTGGGGCCATATGCTGGGAAAGCTGCATCCCCAATTTTTCCTGAATAGGAAAAATGAATAGCTAGCAATTTGATGGCAGGGATCTAAAGCAGTCTTTAGATCGGAGCCATTGGCATTACTATAAATCAATGGCAACaagtgacattaaaaaaaaattgaaacataACATCTATAAATAGTTTCTGAGAAGTCAGACATGAAATTTGTCAGGAGTGTTAGTGTGACTGATtctgagagaaacaaaaacatcttcTGCAATCCAAAAGGAGCACAATACTGGATACTGATTTATGCCAACAACGctacaaaatataaaatgatggtTATTCTAAATGCACATTTAGTGAGGATGAGTCTGGATAGGCTCAGCTCAGATACGCTCTGTAAAGTCCAACAGAAGCGATACAAAAAGTAACTTTAATGATGACAGAGTAGAACAGtgtttgaaaaaaacaacaacaaattattattatttaagagAGATGATAAGACAAATACTTACAATATGAGAAGCTGACTCCAAGTTTGGCTGGTTCTTGTGGGTGTGGAACCACAGCTGTCCCCTCTAAAAACTTCCTTACCCCATCCCTGAGACAAACAAACACTGTATGAGTTCATGAAGCTAATTATCTATTCCTTCAACCCATTACAGGAACTTTTCTATCACTTCATGTCATGCACACTTCTGTCGGCAATCAATTTTGCATGCTGCCTGTGCCATAACTGGCAAACAACACATGAGGTGCGCCACCACCGAGCCTTACGGCGGCTATTTGAGGTCAAgatgtgactttttttcttctttcttctcattCAATTCTTCTGAAGACAAATGCTTTGTGCATACCTTGAAGCCACACCCAGAACAAGTCAAACAAAACCTCACAACAAACAAAAGGTTAGAAAGCTCtcttcaggggaaaaaaaaaaaaaagagccaatcATTGTTGCTGGGATAAAGGTGTGCTGGGTTGTTTGACATGGTAAATATGAAGCTAAACTGATTAGATTAGATGTAAAAACCAAACTACACTGGAGCAATAAATAGTAAGGAAAGATTTAAACGAGTTTACTACGTGAAAAATTCTTACCCATAATACAAAACGTGATATTTATGTGTTACTGTACTGTAGATAAAGATTTGTGGGATCTAGGAGAGAAATTAGCAAGCTTTCCTGTAAAATAGGGAACATTTATTCCTAGGTTATCAGCTGCTACAATTAAAGGGGCGTTCTCTTCAAAGATCAGTAATTACTGTGTAATCCAAACATAAAATCTGCATGAACAATAAGTACTTAACCTCAGGTAACCTCAACATCTTcacctctgccacctccagctcttcctcctGTCTTTTTCTTGGTGCCACGTCTGTGTTATGTCTGTCCATTCTAACACTTCTGCAGTAGCACTGTGTATTATTACTACTTTTTCTTAATTAAACTGTACTACTATTTAAATCACATGATGCAAACTGCAATTACTCTTTACTCCTCACTACTTACTCAACCTGAGAGTTCAACACACGGATGGTCCCATCTTTCCTCATGGAATAATTTGCTTGGATGCACTGTCCTCTGGCAAAAGAAGCGGGCAGCTTCTCGATCTCATACCACTTACCCAGGTACTGTAAACAAAGACGCCAATTAGTTCTGTACGGTTCTTTATTAACTCTGTGCACACATGTTGTTATGTTTGTGCTCACCTGTGGGAGGCTGAAGTTGGGCTGCACCTTTGGAGTAGGACAGCAACCCCAATGAAAAGTCTGAGCCGAGATCACAGGGACCAGCATGACGAGAAGGTAGACAGGAGACATGGTTCCTTCTGGAGATCAGGGGAGATTACAGACATTACGCTGTACAAGTGGTGCACATAAAGTTCACTGCCTTTTCATTACAGCAGGGCTTACAGTGCTGTTAAAAACTATTTGCCCCCttgctgatttcttttttttttttttttgcatatttatcacACTTAAATGGTTCACCTCAGATGTCATTTTTGCCCAATCTACTTCTTATTTTTGATttatgaactctgaccttaactgaggcaaatgAGTTCTTTTgtagttctttagatgttgttctaggttcttttgtgacctcttagATGACTCATCaatgtgctcttggagtaattttggtaggctggccCCTCATGGAAAGGTTCACTgatgttccaagttttctccatttgtggataacgccgctcactgtggttcactggaatCCCACAGCCTTGGAAATGGCTCCATACCTGACCAGAGCTAATGACTATAAATTATGAAGCCTCATGTGAACAGCTGAGCTAACACAAGTGCTGCACAATCTACACCTATTGTAAAGCACTCTGATAGTGAATGCAAATAACAGTTGCACAAGTTAGcctatttacatttttcattacaaaaatcatatttcatatttttaacaTAAATCTTATTAACTGTTGTAATTAGTTATTGGTTTTAGCTGAAATTGCTGGCCTTTAATGAAGTCTTTTAGATGCATTATTTTCATGTGCTTCTaatttgctttcatttgttgttctttttcaaCAGAGGATGGTAAAATATTAACTGAGGACCAAACAGAAGCTGTAGATAAATAGTTATTTATTCATAATTATctagcattattttttttatgtaactttGCATTGTACCATAATACCTACACCCTACTGGGGGGCCTCCTCCCTGTTGAGCAGTgatcctcaagtccaggcctcgactgcaacttttagatgtgcctctgcttcaacacacctgagtcaaatatagaagtcattagcaggactctggagaacttgactgcatactgaggaggcaattcagccatttgatttaggtgtgttggatcaggggcCCATCTAATACCTGCAGGACTACCCTCaaggcctggacttgaggatcTCTGCGGTAGAACATGCCCCAAACACCTCACCTCGGCTCCTTTCCCTGTGGAGAAGAAGCGGCTCCACTCTACTTGTGCGCATAATAATCTCCGAAATGTAATGAAAGGTTCGACCACTAAGTCGCAGTATTTTACCGGTTTTAGTGCGGTCCTCGACACCAAGTATTGCTGGTTGGTACATAAACTCTGCTAGAATAATGTAGGAATGACTCATGTTAGACTGAGTGCAGATCGGGTGCTGCACTGACTCAAGGTGGTTTAACCTAGTGTTAGACGAGAGTAGATGCCAGCCCTATTTTAAGTTCAAGGTATTGTTTCAACTCAAAACATCATGGCTGTTGTTTCTTCACgtcctgtggggggggggggggggggggggggggggggggggggttctgacATGTGAGAAAGCTCTTCAACTCTGAGCTACTCAGATGTTACCACACCTgtatggagagaaaattgactcaaaatatccgtgtgtctgtaatgcaggatttgtgcgtgactcaaatatctgtgtgtctgtaatgcaggatttgtgcgtgactcaaatatctgtgtgtctgtaatgcaggatttgtgcgtGACTCAAAATATCcgtgtgtctgtaatgcaggatttgtgcgtgactcaaatatctgtgtgtctgtaatgcaggatttgtgcgtgactcaaatatctgtgtgtctgtaatgcaggatttgtgcgtgactcaaatatctgtgtgtctgtaatgcaggatttgtgcgtgacttgctggatttgtaattttttgtaatacacgaatcacctgatacacacgcacaaaactaaactaaatgccTCTCAGAGTTTGACTGGCTGTTTTCCGAGCCAGAGAAGCattgcaccacctagtggtcgtttcttttaaccaaataattacatttgtacagctcacaaatgcatatGTAAATAGTattagaatattaaaaaatagatgTAGGTGTATGTGTTATAACTAAAGGAAGCTGAGGTATCTcatcttccacagaaaatcgtCTTTTCCACTTCGGCACAAGTATAGAGTGAAATAAGTTCAGCGGGAAAAAAACACTAGACCCAGAACAAAACTCAGATGACCCAGCTTTGTACTAGCATTAAACGCACCAAGTTACGCACGAATCTGGGAGCTCACCGGAAGcgtgaaatgtgtctcaaaaactttgtgcactcgtaaccgccgttttgtgcgtgtgtatcaggtcATTCGTGTGcaactttagttttgtgcgtgtgtatcaggtgaatCGTGTATTACAAAAACTTACAAATCCAGCAGGTTacgcacaaatcctgcattacagacacacagatattttgagtcaattttctctccatacACCTGTCCTTCTGGTTTCACGTAACAACTCCGTGTGGGACTCAGGTGCTGCTTATTTTCAGCGCTATGCAACAGCAATCCGAAAATATAATACAGACGGGATTTAAGAATAATATTAAAATCAGTGAGATATCACAGTAAATTCTGATCTGAGGCAACAGAGgatgaaaccaaacacaaacaagttCATACTGAAGCAAATAGTGCgtttaatgttgttgttttttttttttttttgttttttttttttttatataaaactaGAATAAAATTACCAAACAAATAAGAACACATTTCCGGGTTCAGTCTggtggattttatttattttattcaatgaCGTAAATAAAGTTTTCTTACCTGAGCTGTGCGTAGGTGTCAGGTGGAGGCTTGCAGAATGTCTCGAGCTCTCCAGATACACACGGACTCACCTTTACGTTACATcactgtagtgatgggaattccggctcttttcagagagctggctctttaggctcggctcccaaagaagagccggctctttcggctcccaaatggctccttagattttaattttttaaaaaaagtgtaaaatgaattactaatgtaaaagcatacattaggcctatatcaaacatttctttatatactcaacatataatagagtgctccaaatacaaattataaaacaaaagattggaaatcagaaacacaaagggcctttgaggagttgatcctgttctcctgcctgatgaccggccctgttttgttcttctaattacactgagggatgaacaattcgtatacagcatacctatgtaggttgtttgtgcagcctgctcaatattaaattttaaatttgcagtctactctatcagaataatcctttaccgccaggcgatcgctgctgaatcgtgggtttcctgaccttacaagccgcaaacagctgattaagaggTAGCCTCTCaccgcagagtcagctggtccaaggaacttgatcagctggcttttcaccGTAACTCCGACCATTCctgctatcgaaaaaattcaaacggttcctgaaagctcagaaattgcacttcacagtcatgtagtggtattatgGTATTTGAGACCGGAAGTCCCCAAATGCCGgtacttttgaagtacgctgtttCTCATTgcacatgtttggaggtattaagttaaaatgtttccagtttttgcTATCATATGAtacgatcatatgctaccaatcatcttaaccaatcacgtgcggcttccacaaaaaaaaaaaaagaaaaaaaaaaaggaaacgaatgaaaagaaaaaagaaacggctcactctcgggagccggctcccgtcgttcacttcaaagagccggctcttagagccggatcgttcgcgaccgacccatcactacatCACTCCGATGGGCGAGGCAGAGAGGGTTAGCTGGGTGATGATAAAGTTAAGCTGttgtattaaataaaattaatgtgtCAGCACGACACTTTGGGCTTAAattgtaaatgtgtaaaattgcagattttcagtaaattttgTTAATTTACTGATAATGCCCCCTCCCCCCCTTTCTGGGGAttcattgtgtaaaaaaaaaaaaaagtgatcgaTTTAATATTCTGCACCAGCTCACACCTTGTTGAGTCGATTATTTCCGGTTTGCTTATTTTTGCAGCTTTCTGTGACTCATACCATTTCCTTGATCTGCAGGCATCttagattttttatttaaactgcttAAAATACAGCATAATTTTGTATCCCGAAGGcatcaaaataaacatttgtctTTAATACCATCAGTTTTACatctctttaaaaaagaaagaaaaaaagccaaatgaTCAATGTGCATTCCTCAGCTTTGATGCTCAGGTTGGATTACAACTGTCACGATTGTTATGATTTAAATCAggatgttttattatttcactaTGATGCAAGCATGCAAATCTAAAGAGCAACACATCACTTTGATCAAAACATGAGATTTAttgtaataaatatatttgtgtttggGTACTGACTGAGATCAGTCTTGTCTATTCTTCCCAGATGTTTCCGGGAATAAAACAATGACACCAAAGAGACAAGCGtctaaataaagattatttattTCCAGTGTTTGTTGAGGGGAGGAGGTGTTGCGCCCATGTTTTTCTGTACATGGGGCAAGATGTTCACTCTTCAGCAAACATTGTCTCATGCAGTTTCAAACATTAAATTTTCTCCCAGCTTTTATGCGCCAATGCCATTTTACTGCAAAACCCAGAGGGgtggaaaaatgaaataaaactataCTGAAACATTACCTTGATAAAAATCTGATGTTGCTCCGATGCTGCTGAGAGTTTAACTAAAAACAGGATAAAATCTGGAATGCCTGTGAGGTTATTCCCTCCTAAATACGACCCTCCTCATGTTGCCAACCATCCAtaaaaagagtttaaaaaaaaaaaaaggacaaataaaaGAGGCACTTTTCTCATATGTAAAAACTCACGTTTTGGACAATAACTTGACAAAACTACTGTACCAAGCATTACATACTGTAGTATCAGCATTTCATTACTGTTTTCTCAGTCTTTTATTTCATAAAACTATAATAATCCTCCAGTTCCTCAAGCTAATATCTGGCTGTTGTGattgtgctgtgaaaaaaacaaacaaaacaaaaacaaacttcccACAGCACCCAGCTCAGAAAGCAGCCCTCGGTTACTTCCACATACTTCAAGTACAGGCgagaaaaacacagacatgtcgatttgaaaaaaaaacatattgtcACAAGCAACTCGTGTTAGTCCAAAAAGAGTAATACATTCTTCATACCGGTCAGAAGAGGAAGAACTGATCATGATTCCTTATAAAAAAGGCTTCCTGCTCCATTCTTCAATAATACTCAAGTTGACCCTTTTATTTGTCACTGTGTCCTAT from Archocentrus centrarchus isolate MPI-CPG fArcCen1 chromosome 20, fArcCen1, whole genome shotgun sequence encodes the following:
- the LOC115799672 gene encoding apolipoprotein D-like, which produces MSPVYLLVMLVPVISAQTFHWGCCPTPKVQPNFSLPQYLGKWYEIEKLPASFARGQCIQANYSMRKDGTIRVLNSQVEDGVRKFLEGTAVVPHPQEPAKLGVSFSYFTPYGPYWVLETNYTNYTIVYSCTDILRIFHFNYAWILARSPSLPPEMVHYAKQLLTDNGIDISKMTPTYQNCGDI